In a single window of the Verrucomicrobiia bacterium genome:
- a CDS encoding AbrB/MazE/SpoVT family DNA-binding domain-containing protein — protein sequence MQATISSKGQLVIPEALREQARLKQGDQVDIGYCDGLIVLRKRQPLTAARIRALLAGGRQLPEMTSADAGQLSEAIQAVRRDRRAAKP from the coding sequence ATGCAGGCAACCATTTCCAGCAAAGGCCAGTTGGTCATCCCGGAGGCCCTCCGTGAACAGGCCCGCCTCAAGCAGGGAGACCAAGTCGATATCGGCTATTGCGATGGCTTGATCGTCCTGCGCAAACGCCAGCCCCTTACCGCAGCCCGTATCCGCGCGCTGCTCGCCGGAGGACGCCAGTTGCCTGAGATGACGTCAGCGGACGCCGGACAGCTCTCCGAGGCGATTCAAGCCGTCCGTCGTGACCGACGCGCCGCCAAGCCGTGA